In one window of Oryzias melastigma strain HK-1 linkage group LG5, ASM292280v2, whole genome shotgun sequence DNA:
- the LOC112145668 gene encoding SRSF protein kinase 2 has translation MASSYAAVIAGLLTTNLSNPPINPQYAEKPQISKPKKLNCPPASQDPPGPPQSAVCFEEPQENPADYGIGGYYPVEIGEVFANRYQVQQKLGWGHFSTVWLCWDVMTKGFVALKVVKSAPTFTETALDEIELLKCVRDSDPKDSNRDRVVRLLDDFRITGSTGEHVCMVLEVLGDQLLRWIVRSNYTGLPLPCVKSILRQVLQGLDYLHTKCKIIHTDIKPENILLRVDDAFIHKLAANAQLCQLPVSSSHTNLVEKPSRKKQVCNLKSACLVFLSRCFFKCYKMSFSAILSKSFFNLVGKLSGVFHGFGEWPGKVYRNSDRRSAGKSRKCRSSKTPSDHTSVSDAASSAHSSTCQSKLTGNNMKTRRQTLLFEEGLDCEPQRHRDCSSTSHCTDAAASDCRFQELHPTPLPSQNPAEDMKDPELDLLNPENADKILIKVADLGNACWVHKHFTEDIQTCQYRSVEVLIGAHYDTPADIWSTACMAFELATGDFLFDPQSGVRFSREEDHIAHIIELLGPLPSQFVQSGRHSKRYFNRKGQLRHISKLKPWSLLEILLDKYEWRREEAVQFSSFLLPMLELLPQKRATASQCLKHPWLNA, from the exons ATGGCATCTTCCTACGCTGCTGTCATCGCAGGGCTTCTGACAACAAATTTATCAAACCCACCCATCAACCCCCAATACGCAGAAAAACCCCAGATTTCTAAACCCAAAAAGCTCAACTGCCCTCCAGCTTCCCAGGATCCTCCTGGTCCACCTCAGTCTGCGGTTTGCTTTGAAGAGCCACAGGAGAATCCTGCAGACTACGGCATCG GCGGCTATTACCCTGTAGAGATTGGGGAAGTTTTTGCCAACCGTTACCAAGTGCAGCAAAAGTTGGGATGGGGCCACTTTTCTACTGTATGGCTCTGCTGGGATGTAAT GACGAAGGGTTTTGTGGCTCTGAAGGTGGTGAAGAGCGCTCCAACGTTCACAGAGACCGCACTGGACGAGATCGAACTCCTGAAATGT GTGAGGGACAGTGACCCCAAAGATTCAAACCGTGACAGAGTTGTGCGCCTCTTGGATGATTTCAGGATCACTGGATCGACGGGAGAGC ATGTGTGCATGGTTCTGGAGGTTCTGGGGGACCAGCTGCTGCGATGGATCGTCAGATCAAACTACACCGGCCTCCCTCTGCCCTGCGTCAAGAGCATCCTCCGACAG GTTTTGCAGGGTTTAGACTACTTGCACACAAAATGCAAGATTATCCACACAGATATCAAGCcagaaaacattcttttaaGAGTcgatgatgcttttattcacaAGCTGGCAGCCAATGCCCAGTTGTGTCAGCTGCCAGTGTCTTCTTCTCACACCAATTTAG TGGAAAAACCGTCCAGAAAAAAGCAGGTGTGTAACCTAAAATCTGcgtgtcttgtttttttatcaagatGTTTCTTTAAATGCTATAAAATGAGCTTTTCTGCTATTTTATCTAAGAGTTTTTTCAACTTAGTGGGGAAGCTGTCAGGGGTTTTCCATGGTTTTGGAGAATGG CCCGGTAAGGTATACAGGAATTCAGACAGGCGGTCGGCgggtaaaagcagaaaatgtcgAAGCTCAAAGACTCCGTCCGATCACACATCTGTTTCTGATGCTGCATCGAGCGCGCACAGCTCCACCTGTCAGTCAAAGCTCACAGGTAACAACATGAAGACGAGGAGGCAAACATTACTGTTTGAAGAAGGACTGGACTGTGAACCACAAAGACACAGAGACTGCTCATCGACCAGCCACTGCACAGATGCTGCAGCCTCTGACTGCAGATTCCAGGAGTTACATCCCACTCCTCTGCCTTCACAGAACCCAGCTGAAG ATATGAAGGATCCAGAATTAGATTTACTGAATCCTGAGAATGCAGATAAAATTCTGATCAAGGTTGCTGACCTGGGCAATGCCTGCTGGGTG CACAAACACTTCACTGAAGACATTCAAACATGTCAGTACCGCTCAGTAGAGGTCCTGATTGGGGCGCACTACGACACGCCAGCCGACATCTGGAGCACCGCCTGCATG GCTTTTGAGCTGGCCACTGGAGACTTTCTGTTTGACCCTCAGTCAGGGGTTCGGTTCTCCCGGGAGGAAG ATCACATTGCTCACATCATTGAGCTGCTGGGACCTCTTCCATCCCAGTTTGTGCAGTCTGGGCGACATTCAAAACGATATTTTAACCGTAAAG GACAATTGCGGCACATCTCCAAGCTGAAACCATGGAGTCTGCTGGAGATCCTGCTGGATAAATACGAGTGGAGACGAGAGGAAGCTGTTCAGTTCTCCTCCTTTCTGCTGCCCATGTTGGAGCTGCTGCCACAGAAAAGAGCCACAGCCTCACAGTGTCTGAAACACCCGTGGCTGAACGCCTAG